A portion of the Micromonospora tarapacensis genome contains these proteins:
- the kamE gene encoding lysine 5,6-aminomutase subunit beta codes for MSGAVVRPYGDTTGDGMVQVSFTLPVPHDKRAEGAAVQLANRMGIDPALLVHAKQMGGGFTFFVVYGRVNHLVDLSAVRVVERDFPLLSAREVNAVVKRRLRRKLSVVGACIGTDAHTVGIDAILNVKGVAGEKGLEYYRELSVTNLGAQVSVPELVEAARVARADAVLVSQVVTQRDAHLHNTREMSAAFREALPAGRRPLLIVGGPRFDESQAAELGVDRIFGRGTTPGEVASYLVHALVTDRKARSA; via the coding sequence ATGAGCGGGGCGGTCGTGCGGCCGTACGGGGACACCACCGGTGACGGCATGGTGCAGGTGTCGTTCACGTTGCCGGTGCCGCATGACAAGCGGGCCGAGGGTGCGGCGGTCCAGTTGGCGAACCGGATGGGTATCGATCCGGCGTTGCTGGTGCACGCGAAGCAGATGGGTGGCGGGTTCACCTTCTTCGTGGTGTACGGGCGGGTGAACCATCTGGTGGATCTGTCGGCGGTGCGGGTGGTGGAGCGGGACTTTCCGCTGCTGAGCGCCAGGGAGGTGAACGCGGTGGTGAAGCGGCGGTTGCGTCGCAAGCTGTCGGTGGTGGGGGCGTGCATCGGCACGGACGCGCACACGGTGGGCATCGACGCGATCCTCAATGTGAAGGGCGTCGCGGGGGAGAAGGGCCTGGAGTACTACCGGGAGTTGTCGGTGACGAACCTGGGGGCTCAGGTCAGCGTGCCGGAGTTGGTCGAGGCGGCGCGGGTGGCGCGGGCCGACGCGGTGTTGGTGTCACAGGTGGTGACCCAGCGTGACGCGCATCTGCACAACACGAGGGAGATGTCGGCGGCGTTCCGGGAGGCGCTGCCGGCGGGCCGGCGGCCGTTGCTGATCGTGGGTGGGCCGCGGTTCGACGAGTCGCAGGCCGCCGAGTTGGGGGTGGATCGGATCTTCGGTCGGGGCACCACGCCGGGTGAGGTGGCGTCCTATCTGGTCCACGCGTTGGTCACGGACAGGAAGGCGAGGTCGGCATGA
- the kal gene encoding 3-aminobutyryl-CoA ammonia lyase, whose product MSDARLGLTVTHRRYVPYSHAHYAGNLVDGAYALGLFGDVATEVCIRTDGDEGLFAGYAEVRFHAPVRAGDVVEVTGRVSRVGERSRTVELRCVVVCRGRPDRGGSAAEVLDPPVVAVTATGTVVVPASA is encoded by the coding sequence ATGAGTGACGCGCGGTTGGGTTTGACGGTGACGCATCGGCGGTATGTGCCGTATTCGCACGCGCACTACGCGGGGAACCTGGTCGACGGGGCGTACGCGTTGGGTCTGTTCGGGGATGTGGCCACGGAGGTGTGCATCCGGACCGACGGTGACGAGGGGCTGTTCGCCGGGTATGCCGAGGTTCGGTTCCACGCGCCGGTGCGGGCCGGTGACGTGGTGGAGGTGACCGGTCGGGTCAGCCGGGTGGGTGAGCGCAGCCGCACGGTGGAGCTGAGGTGTGTGGTGGTGTGTCGGGGTCGCCCGGACCGGGGTGGGTCGGCCGCGGAGGTGCTCGATCCGCCGGTGGTGGCGGTGACGGCCACCGGCACGGTGGTCGTGCCCGCGTCGGCGTGA